A stretch of Lathyrus oleraceus cultivar Zhongwan6 chromosome 6, CAAS_Psat_ZW6_1.0, whole genome shotgun sequence DNA encodes these proteins:
- the LOC127091704 gene encoding putative F-box protein PP2-B12: MVVVIEEEEGVEFHDLPEGCIENVLSFTTPRDVARLSLVSSTFKSAAESDSVWDKFLPPDYRSIISQSETDVDDSLSVLSKKDLYINLTQKPILIDGGKKSFQLDKVDGKKCYMLSARSLFIVWGDTPRYWKWISLPDSRFSEVAELVSVCWFEIRGWINTSMLSPQTSYGAYLVFKATGSGTYGFEYQPVEASIVIAGGEHVERNVFLDVERGRRLRYQIVPRRFRTGIFSRAPFVEAPVAPTESVEDMQKYPKDRADGWLEMELGEFFNEGGDDKEVEIGVYEVKGGGWKGGLVVQGIEIRPKPKPC; this comes from the exons ATGGTGGTTGTtattgaagaagaagaaggtgTTGAATTTCACGATCTCCCTGAAGGTTGCATCGAGAACGTTCTCTCGTTCACCACGCCGCGAGATGTTGCCAGACTCTCTTTGGTTTCGTCCACGTTCAAATCCGCCGCGGAATCCGATTCCGTTTGGGATAAATTCTTGCCGCCGGATTATCGTTCGATTATCTCTCAATCGGAAACGGATGTTGATGATTCTTTATCCGTTCTTTCTAAGAAGGATCTTTATATTAATCTTACGCAGAAACCGATTTTAATAGACGGTGGTAAAAAG AGCTTTCAATTGGATAAAGTTGATGGGAAGAAATGCTATATGTTATCGGCGAGGAGTTTGTTTATTGTATGGGGAGATACTCCTAGGTATTGGAAGTGGATTTCTCTTCCAGATTCAAG GTTTTCTGAAGTGGCTGAACTTGTGAGTGTGTGTTGGTTCGAAATCCGTGGCTGGATCAACACCAGTATGCTATCTCCACAGACTTCGTATGGAGCATATCTTGTATTCAAGGCAACTGGTTCTGGAACCTATGGGTTTGAATATCAGCCAGTTGAGGCCTCCATTGTCATTGCTGgaggtgaacatgttgaaagaAATGTATTCTTGGATGTAGAAAGAGGTAGAAGGTTAAGATACCAAATCGTTCCTCGTCGTTTCCGTACTGGGATATTCAGTCGAGCACCTTTTGTGGAAGCACCAGTAGCACCCACAGAAAGTGTTGAAGATATGCAGAAGTATCCGAAGGATAGGGCAGATGGGTGGTTGGAGATGGAATTGGGAGAGTTCTTCAACGAAGGAGGAGATGATAAAGAGGTGGAGATAGGAGTTTATGAGGTGAAGGGTGGTGGTTGGAAGGGTGGTCTGGTTGTTCAAGGAATTGAAATAAGGCCTAAGCCTAAACCATGTTGA